From Streptomyces sp. NBC_00370, a single genomic window includes:
- a CDS encoding DUF485 domain-containing protein → MATEVPPPPDGGQDTKPAEATPTLPKQAGPPATGPSTAQFVTVQESAEFGELRRTYRSFAFPLTVAFILWYLLYVLLSNYAGGFMGTKVFGNINVALVFGLAQFLTTFLIAWFYARHAARKLDPKADAIKSRMEADV, encoded by the coding sequence GTGGCCACCGAAGTACCGCCGCCGCCCGATGGCGGTCAGGACACCAAGCCCGCCGAGGCGACCCCGACCCTGCCCAAACAGGCGGGACCGCCGGCGACAGGCCCCAGCACGGCACAGTTCGTCACGGTGCAGGAGAGCGCCGAGTTCGGCGAACTCCGCCGCACCTACCGCTCCTTCGCCTTCCCGCTGACCGTCGCCTTCATCCTCTGGTACCTGCTGTACGTGCTGCTGTCCAACTACGCGGGCGGCTTCATGGGCACCAAGGTCTTCGGCAACATCAACGTCGCCCTGGTCTTCGGTCTGGCCCAGTTCCTCACCACCTTCCTCATCGCCTGGTTCTACGCGCGGCACGCGGCCCGGAAGCTCGACCCGAAGGCGGACGCCATCAAGTCCCGTATGGAGGCCGACGTATGA